A genomic window from Camelina sativa cultivar DH55 chromosome 2, Cs, whole genome shotgun sequence includes:
- the LOC104736463 gene encoding subtilisin-like protease SBT4.13 isoform X1 — protein sequence MAKVAASSFLLSCLFVLFLSSVSAVTDEDKQVYIVYMGSLSSRAGYTPTSNHMSILQEVTGESSIEGRLVRSYKRSFNGFAARLTGSERERVANMDGVVSVFPNKMLQLQTTTSWDFMGLKEGKRTKRNPTVESDTIIGVIDSGITPESQSFSDEGFGPPPKKWKGVCSGGENFTCNNKLIGARDYTSEGTRDTGGHGTHTASTAAGNAVVDISFFGIGNGTVRGGVPASRIAAYKVCTETGCSSDALLSAFDDAIADGVDLITISIGDKSAPMFERDPIAIGAFHARAKGILTVNSGGNSGSDPTSVSSVAPWILTVAASTTNRGFVTKVVLGNGKTLVGKSVNAFDMKGKKYPLVYGKSAASSDCDAAAAELCQEACLDESRVNGKILVCGGPGGLKIAESVGASGLIFKTPKPDVAFIHPLPASGLQAEDFESLVTYLESTNSPQATILKTESIFNRTSPVSASFSSRGPNTIAADILKPDITAPGVEILAAYSPDGLLAEHDTRHVKYSVMSGTSMSCPHVAGVAAYVKTFNPKWSPSMIQSAIMTTAWPVNATGTGIASTEFAYGAGHVDPIAAVNPGLVYELNKEDLLGFLCGMNYTTSVLKVLSGEAVNCSETKAISPRNLNYPSMSAKLAGSDTTFTVTFNRTLTNVGTPNSKYTSKVVAGHGSELSVKVTPSVLSFKAVNEKQSFMVTVTGNDLNSELPSSANLIWSDGIHNVRSPIVIYTYDEY from the exons ATGGCGAAAGTAGCAGCTTCATCTTTCCTTCTTTCatgtctctttgttttgttcttgagttCAGTCTCAGCCGTCACAGATGAAGATAAACAG GTTTATATTGTCTACATGGGCTCACTTTCATCTCGAGCGGGCTACACACCAACGTCCAATCACATGAGTATTCTTCAAGAGGTCACCGGAGAAAG TTCGATCGAAGGACGTTTGGTGAGAAGTTACAAGAGAAGTTTTAACGGTTTCGCGGCCAGGCTCACTGGGTCAGAACGGGAGCGTGTAGCCA ATATGGATGGTGTTGTGTCTGTGTTCCCAAACAAGATGTTACAACTCCAAACGACAACGTCTTGGGACTTCATGGGACTAAAGGAgggaaaaagaacaaagaggaaCCCTACCGTGGAAAGTGATACAATTATCGGAGTTATCGACAGTGGAATCACGCCGGAATCTCAGAGCTTTTCGGACGAAGGCTTTGGTCCGCCTCCTAAGAAATGGAAAGGTGTTTGTTCCGGTGGTGAAAACTTCACATGCAACAA CAAGTTGATAGGGGCAAGAGACTACACAAGCGAAGGTACTAGGGACACAGGAGGCCACGGTACACACACGGCCTCTACCGCGGCTGGAAACGCAGTAGTGGACATAAGCTTCTTTGGAATAGGCAACGGAACCGTAAGAGGTGGCGTTCCAGCCTCAAGAATCGCCGCATACAAAGTCTGCACCGAGACAGGGTGTAGCTCGGATGCTCTATTGTCTGCGTTTGATGACGCGATCGCTGATGGTGTAGACCTCATCACCATCTCTATAGGGGATAAATCTGCGCCCATGTTCGAACGTGACCCGATCGCGATTGGGGCTTTTCACGCAAGGGCCAAAGGGATTCTTACTGTGAATTCTGGGGGTAACAGCGGTTCAGACCCGACCTCAGTGTCGAGTGTAGCGCCATGGATCTTGACCGTTGCAGCCAGTACCACGAATCGTGGGTTTGTCACCAAAGTGGTTCTCGGAAACGGCAAGACACTTGTC GGTAAGTCAGTGAACGCTTTCGATATGAAAGGAAAGAAGTACCCTCTTGTGTACGGAAAATCTGCAGCTTCCTCTGACTGTGACGCAGCAGCAGCAGA GCTTTGTCAGGAAGCGTGTCTAGACGAATCCCGTGTGAATGGGAAGATCTTAGTGTGCGGTGGTCCAGGTGGTTTGAAGATAGCTGAATCAGTTGGAGCTTCCGGACTCATTTTCAAAACCCCTAAACCAGACGTCGCCTTCATCCACCCTTTACCTGCCTCTGGTTTACAAGCAGAAGACTTTGAGTCTCTCGTCACTTACCTTGAGTCCACAAA TTCTCCACAAGCAACTATTCTAAAAACTGAATCCATCTTCAATCGGACATCCCCTGTTAGTGCTTCCTTCTCTTCTCGTGGTCCCAACACCATCGCTGCTGATATTCTCAAg CCGGATATAACAGCGCCGGGAGTGGAGATCCTTGCTGCATATTCACCTGATGGTCTTCTGGCTGAACATGACACCAGACATGTGAAGTACTCTGTCATGTCTGGAACTTCAATGTCTTGTCCTCACGTTGCAGGCGTGGCTGCGTATGTCAAAACGTTTAACCCCAAGTGGTCTCCTTCCATGATTCAATCTGCCATCATGACAACTG CTTGGCCGGTGAATGCTACTGGAACTGGCATCGCGTCGACTGAGTTTGCTTATGGAGCTGGACATGTCGACCCGATAGCTGCTGTAAATCCTGGACTCGTCTATGAATTGAACAAAGAAGACCTCCTCGGGTTTCTCTGCGGCATGAACTACACTACGAGTGTCCTGAAAGTACTCTCCGGTGAAGCCGTCAATTGCTCGGAAACAAAAGCTATCTCACCAAGAAACCTCAATTATCCTTCAATGTCGGCTAAGTTGGCGGGATCTGATACCACTTTCACTGTGACTTTCAACAGAACTTTGACTAACGTCGGCACACCTAATTCTAAGTACACATCAAAGGTAGTGGCGGGCCACGGATCTGAACTCAGCGTCAAGGTCACGCCTAGTGTTCTGTCTTTTAAGGCTGTGAATGAGAAGCAATCTTTTATGGTCACTGTTACAGGCAACGATCTTAACTCTGAACTGCCTTCGTCTGCTAATCTAATCTGGTCTGACGGTATCCATAACGTGAGAAGTCCCATCGTCATTTACACTTATGACGAGTACTGA
- the LOC104736463 gene encoding subtilisin-like protease SBT4.13 isoform X2: MAKVAASSFLLSCLFVLFLSSVSAVTDEDKQVYIVYMGSLSSRAGYTPTSNHMSILQEVTGESSIEGRLVRSYKRSFNGFAARLTGSERERVANMDGVVSVFPNKMLQLQTTTSWDFMGLKEGKRTKRNPTVESDTIIGVIDSGITPESQSFSDEGFGPPPKKWKGVCSGGENFTCNNKLIGARDYTSEGTRDTGGHGTHTASTAAGNAVVDISFFGIGNGTVRGGVPASRIAAYKVCTETGCSSDALLSAFDDAIADGVDLITISIGDKSAPMFERDPIAIGAFHARAKGILTVNSGGNSGSDPTSVSSVAPWILTVAASTTNRGFVTKVVLGNGKTLVGKSVNAFDMKGKKYPLVYGKSAASSDCDAAAAELCQEACLDESRVNGKILVCGGPGGLKIAESVGASGLIFKTPKPDVAFIHPLPASGLQAEDFESLVTYLESTNSPQATILKTESIFNRTSPVSASFSSRGPNTIAADILKPDITAPGVEILAAYSPDSSPTEELDTRHVKFSVMSGTSMACPHVAGVAAYVKTFNPKWSPSMIQSAIMTTAWPMNASGSGFVSTEFAYGSGHVNPKAASHPGLVYKLTKADHIAFLCGLNYTIDDLQTISGENITCTKELSKTLSRNLNYPTMLAKVSGTKPFNITFQRTVTNVGRQNSTYKAKVVTSPGSKLRIKVLPPVLFMKSMNEQKSFMVTVSGDSIGTEQPVSANLIWFDGNHHVRSPIVVYAMS; this comes from the exons ATGGCGAAAGTAGCAGCTTCATCTTTCCTTCTTTCatgtctctttgttttgttcttgagttCAGTCTCAGCCGTCACAGATGAAGATAAACAG GTTTATATTGTCTACATGGGCTCACTTTCATCTCGAGCGGGCTACACACCAACGTCCAATCACATGAGTATTCTTCAAGAGGTCACCGGAGAAAG TTCGATCGAAGGACGTTTGGTGAGAAGTTACAAGAGAAGTTTTAACGGTTTCGCGGCCAGGCTCACTGGGTCAGAACGGGAGCGTGTAGCCA ATATGGATGGTGTTGTGTCTGTGTTCCCAAACAAGATGTTACAACTCCAAACGACAACGTCTTGGGACTTCATGGGACTAAAGGAgggaaaaagaacaaagaggaaCCCTACCGTGGAAAGTGATACAATTATCGGAGTTATCGACAGTGGAATCACGCCGGAATCTCAGAGCTTTTCGGACGAAGGCTTTGGTCCGCCTCCTAAGAAATGGAAAGGTGTTTGTTCCGGTGGTGAAAACTTCACATGCAACAA CAAGTTGATAGGGGCAAGAGACTACACAAGCGAAGGTACTAGGGACACAGGAGGCCACGGTACACACACGGCCTCTACCGCGGCTGGAAACGCAGTAGTGGACATAAGCTTCTTTGGAATAGGCAACGGAACCGTAAGAGGTGGCGTTCCAGCCTCAAGAATCGCCGCATACAAAGTCTGCACCGAGACAGGGTGTAGCTCGGATGCTCTATTGTCTGCGTTTGATGACGCGATCGCTGATGGTGTAGACCTCATCACCATCTCTATAGGGGATAAATCTGCGCCCATGTTCGAACGTGACCCGATCGCGATTGGGGCTTTTCACGCAAGGGCCAAAGGGATTCTTACTGTGAATTCTGGGGGTAACAGCGGTTCAGACCCGACCTCAGTGTCGAGTGTAGCGCCATGGATCTTGACCGTTGCAGCCAGTACCACGAATCGTGGGTTTGTCACCAAAGTGGTTCTCGGAAACGGCAAGACACTTGTC GGTAAGTCAGTGAACGCTTTCGATATGAAAGGAAAGAAGTACCCTCTTGTGTACGGAAAATCTGCAGCTTCCTCTGACTGTGACGCAGCAGCAGCAGA GCTTTGTCAGGAAGCGTGTCTAGACGAATCCCGTGTGAATGGGAAGATCTTAGTGTGCGGTGGTCCAGGTGGTTTGAAGATAGCTGAATCAGTTGGAGCTTCCGGACTCATTTTCAAAACCCCTAAACCAGACGTCGCCTTCATCCACCCTTTACCTGCCTCTGGTTTACAAGCAGAAGACTTTGAGTCTCTCGTCACTTACCTTGAGTCCACAAA TTCTCCACAAGCAACTATTCTAAAAACTGAATCCATCTTCAATCGGACATCCCCTGTTAGTGCTTCCTTCTCTTCTCGTGGTCCCAACACCATCGCTGCTGATATTCTCAAg CCGGATATAACCGCACCAGGAGTGGAGATACTTGCTGCATATTCACCTGACAGTTCACCAACTGAAGAGCTTGACACTAGACATGTGAAATTCTCTGTCATGTCTGGAACTTCAATGGCTTGTCCACACGTTGCAGGCGTGGCGGCCTACGTCAAGACGTTTAATCCTAAATGGTCTCCTTCCATGATCCAATCTGCCATCATGACAACAg CTTGGCCAATGAATGCTTCTGGTTCTGGATTTGTGTCAACTGAGTTTGCTTATGGATCTGGCCATGTGAACCCAAAAGCTGCTAGTCATCCTGGACTCGTCTATAAATTGACCAAAGCTGACCACATCGCTTTTCTCTGTGGTTTAAACTACACGATTGATGACTTACAAACCATCTCTGGAGAAAACATCACTTGCACGAAAGAACTTTCCAAGACATTATCAAGAAACCTGAACTACCCTACAATGTTAGCTAAAGTATCCGGAACAAAACCCTTCAACATAACTTTCCAGAGAACTGTCACTAACGTTGGTAGGCAAAACTCTACATACAAAGCAAAGGTAGTCACAAGTCCTGGTTCTAAACTCCGCATCAAAGTTTTGCCGCCTGTTTTGTTTATGAAGTCGATGAATGAGCAGAAGTCTTTCATGGTGACAGTTTCAGGCGATAGTATCGGAACAGAACAACCTGTGTCTGCAAATCTAATTTGGTTTGATGGCAATCATCATGTAAGAAGCCCCATAGTTGTTTATGCTATGAGCTAA
- the LOC104736469 gene encoding LOW QUALITY PROTEIN: subtilisin-like protease SBT4.12 (The sequence of the model RefSeq protein was modified relative to this genomic sequence to represent the inferred CDS: substituted 1 base at 1 genomic stop codon), with protein MANLASSSCLLSCLLVLFLSSLSAATDEDKQVYIVYMGSLSSRADYIPMSHHMSILQGISGESSMEGRLVRSYKRSFNGFAARLTESERIRIAEMEGVVSVFPNKMLQLQTTTSWDFMGLKXGKKTKRNPTVESDTIIGVIDSGITPESQSFSGKGFGPPPKKWKGVCSGGKNFSCNNKLIGARDYTSEGPRDISGHGTHTASTAAGNAVMDTSFFGIGNGTVRGGVPASRIAAYKVCTDTGCSSEALLAAFDDAIADGVDLITISIGFKFPSMFEDDPISIGAFHAMDKGILTVSSAGNSGPNPNTVSHVAPWILTVAASTTNRGFITKVVLGNGKTLVGKSVNAFDMKGKKYPLVYGKSAASSGCSAKTAGLCAPSCLNKSRVKGKILVCDGPSGFKIAKSVGAIAIISKTPRPDVAFTHHLPASGLNAKDMKSLVSYIESEDSPRAAVLKTETIFNQTSPVIASFSSRGPNTIAVDILKPDVTAPGVEILAAFSPDGEPSEDDTRHVKYSVFSGTSMSCPHVAGVAAYVKTFHPKWSPSMIQSAIMTTAWSVKAKGRGIASTEFSYGAGHVDPIAALNPGLVYELDKADHIAFLCGMNYASKTLKIISGDNVKCSKKNKILPRNLNYPSMSAKLSGSASTFTVTFSRTLTNVGTPNSTYKSKVVAGHGSKLSVKVTPSVLYFKTVNEKQSFTVTVTGRDLDSEVPSSANLIWFDGTHKVRSPIVVYEMVVDES; from the exons atggcTAATCTAGCATCTTCCTCTTGCCTCCTCTCGTGTCTCCTTGTTTTGTTCTTAAGTTCACTCTCAGCAGCCACAGATGAAGATAAACAG GTATATATAGTCTACATGGGTTCACTTTCATCTCGAGCAGACTATATACCAATGTCTCATCATATGAGTATTCTTCAAGGGATCAGTGGAGAAAG TTCGATGGAAGGTCGTTTGGTGAGAAGTTACAAGAGGAGTTTCAACGGTTTTGCCGCCAGGCTCACTGAATCAGAACGTATAAGAATTGCCG AAATGGAGGGCGTTGTGTCAGTGTTCCCAAACAAGATGTTACAactccaaacaacaacatcttgGGACTTCATGGGATTAAAGTAAGGAAAGAAGACAAAGAGGAACCCTACCGTGGAAAGTGATACAATTATCGGAGTCATCGACAGTGGGATCACGCCGGAATCTCAGAGTTTTTCTGGCAAAGGCTTTGGTCCTCCTCCAAAGAAATGGAAAGGTGTTTGTTCCGGCGGCAAAAACTTCAGTTGCAACAA TAAGTTGATTGGGGCAAGAGACTACACAAGCGAAGGTCCTAGGGACATTTCAGGGCATGGTACACACACGGCTTCCACAGCAGCTGGAAATGCAGTCATGGACACGAGTTTCTTTGGAATCGGCAATGGAACCGTAAGAGGTGGCGTTCCGGCCTCTAGAATCGCCGCTTACAAAGTCTGCACCGATACAGGTTGTAGCTCGGAAGCTCTACTGGCTGCGTTCGATGACGCTATTGCTGACGGTGTGGACCTCATCACCATCTCTATTGGATTTAAATTCCCGTCCATGTTCGAAGATGACCCGATCTCGATCGGAGCTTTTCACGCTATGGATAAAGGTATTCTCACCGTAAGTTCTGCGGGTAACAGCGGTCCAAATCCCAACACAGTCTCGCATGTCGCGCCATGGATCTTAACCGTTGCAGCCAGCACCACGAACCGTGGGTTTATCACCAAAGTTGTTCTTGGAAACGGCAAAACACTTGTC GGGAAGTCAGTGAATGCTTTCGATATGAAAGGAAAAAAGTACCCTCTAGTGTACGGTAAATCTGCAGCTTCCTCTGGTTGTTCCGCAAAAACCGCAGG GCTTTGCGCGCCATCGTGTCTAAACAAAAGTCGTGTGAAGGGAAAGATCTTAGTGTGTGATGGTCCGAGTGGTTTCAAGATAGCTAAATCAGTTGGAGCTATTGCAATCATTTCTAAAACCCCTAGACCAGACGTTGCATTCACTCACCATTTACCTGCCTCTGGTTTAAATGCAAAAGACATGAAGTCTCTCGTCTCTTACATTGAGTCCGAAGA TTCTCCACGAGCGGCTGTTCTAAAAACGGAAACAATCTTCAATCAGACATCTCCTGTTATCGCTTCCTTCTCTTCTCGCGGTCCAAACACCATCGCTGTTGATATTCTCAAG CCGGATGTAACAGCACCAGGAGTGGAGATCCTTGCTGCATTTTCACCTGATGGTGAACCGTCCGAAGATGACACCAGACATGTAAAGTACTCTGTTTTCTCTGGAACTTCAATGTCCTGTCCGCACGTTGCAGGGGTGGCTGCATATGTCAAGACGTTTCACCCTAAATGGTCACCTTCCATGATTCAATCTGCCATCATGACAACTG CTTGGTCCGTAAAAGCTAAGGGACGTGGCATCGCATCGACCGAGTTTTCTTATGGAGCTGGCCATGTCGACCCGATAGCCGCTTTAAATCCTGGACTTGTCTATGAATTGGACAAAGCTGACCACATAGCCTTCCTCTGTGGCATGAACTACGCTTCGAAGACCCTTAAAATCATCTCGGGTGATAACGTCAAGTgctccaaaaaaaacaaaatcttgccTAGAAACCTTAACTATCCTTCAATGTCGGCTAAATTGTCAGGATCCGCTAGCACCTTCACTGTAACTTTCAGCAGAACCTTGACCAATGTTGGCACGCCAAACTCAACGTATAAATCAAAGGTCGTCGCAGGTCACGGATCTAAGCTTAGCGTCAAGGTCACGCCTAGTGTTCTGTATTTTAAGACAGTGAACGAGAAGCAATCTTTTACGGTCACTGTTACAGGCAGGGACCTCGACTCGGAAGTCCCTTCGTCCGCAAATCTAATTTGGTTTGACGGTACTCATAAAGTGAGAAGTCCCATTGTTGTTTACGAAATGGTTGTTGATGAGTCATGA